In Mercurialis annua linkage group LG6, ddMerAnnu1.2, whole genome shotgun sequence, the following are encoded in one genomic region:
- the LOC126687423 gene encoding uncharacterized protein LOC126687423: MRIRKNANHSSLMFSPAASRTETHVCQLNQSPWDVIPFTLQTYQSYLLQYDGADDSFNGNGSLGDSIGGVESNSVASLMEDDKIKVDNIGMEDDNCENKRVFEGFKFKPKKAVKKTDGKQLRHFKNELKEEDSMWDYQLKTRTSNSNVTSCNAVNVNGNDSNGVKKPEKAPVGARRGRGKGVKKGQASSSSNPYEFYYYSGFGPLWGKRRGEGNSNKGKLTENTTSFLAPSPIEDHLDEFDFIDDDDDEDDSENGEFGKKRMRKPVKARSLKSLM, encoded by the exons aTGAGGATTCGGAAGAACGCGAACCACTCGTCGCTCATGTTTTCTCCGGCAGCTTCAAGAACTGAGACGCATGTTTGCCAGCTGAACCAGTCGCCGTGGGATGTGATTCCGTTCACTCTTCAGACTTACCAATCTTATCTTCTACAG TACGACGGAGCTGACGATAGCTTCAACGGAAACGGTAGCTTAGGTGATTCTATTGGCGGTGTCGAGAG CAACAGCGTGGCGTCGTTAATGGAAGATGACAAAATAAAAGTCGATAATATAGGCATGGAGGACGATAATTGCGAGAATAAACGAGTGTTCGAAGGGTTTAAATTCAAGCCGAAGAAGGCCGTTAAGAAAACTGACGGCAAACAGCTCCGGCATTTCAAGAATGAGCTGAAAGAGGAGGATTCAATGTGGGATTATCAGCTGAAAACTCGTACCAGTAACTCCAATGTCACTTCTTGTAACGCCGTTAATGTTAATGGTAATGATAGTAATGGTGTCAAGAAGCCGGAGAAAGCTCCGGTGGGGGCGCGCCGGGGACGGGGGAAAGGTGTAAAGAAAGGGCAAGCGTCGTCGAGTTCGAATCCGTATGAATTTTACTATTATTCTGGGTTTGGACCGTTATGGGGGAAAAGAAGAGGTGAGGGGAATTCGAATAAGGGTAAACTAACTGAAAATACGACGTCGTTTTTAGCTCCGTCTCCAATTGAAGATCATCTTGATGAGTTTGATTTTATTGACGATGACGACGACGAAGACGATAGCGAAAATGGCGAATTTGGAAAGAAACGGATGAGAAAACCAGTTAAAGCAAGATCATTGAAGTCTCTTATGTag